ATCACCGGCGAACGCCCACTGGGCTGGTACACCGGTCGCACCGGGCCGAACACCCGTCGCCTGGTGATGGAAGAAGGCGGTTTCCTCTACGACAGCGACACCTACGACGATGACCTGCCCTACTGGGAACCGAACAACCCGACCGGCAAGCCGCACCTGGTGATCCCCTACACCCTGGACACCAACGACATGCGCTTCACCCAGGTCCAGGGGTTCAACAAGGGCGACGATTTCTTCGAATACCTGAAAGACGCGTTCGACGTGCTGTACGCCGAAGGCGCCGAAGCGCCGAAAATGCTCTCGATCGGTCTGCACTGCCGCCTGATCGGCCGTCCAGCCCGACTGGCCTCGCTCAAGCGCTTTATCGAATACGCTAAAAGTCATGAACAGGTGTGGTTCAGCCGCCGCGTCGACATCGCTCGCCACTGGCACGAAACCCACCCGTACCAAGGGGCTGCAAAATGAGCCAGTTCCAGACACTGAAACCCTCGACCCTGAGCCGCGACGCATTCGTCGCCGCTTTCGCCGACATCTACGAACATTCGCCATGGGTGGCCGAGAAGGCCTTCGACCTGGGCCAGGACGCCTCGATCGACGAGATCGAAACCCTGCACCAGCGCATGAGCGACATCCTGTTGAGCGCCGATCAGCAAAGCCAGCTGGCCCTGATCAACGCTCACCCGGACCTGGCCGGCAAAGCTGCCGTTCAGGGCCAACTCACCGAAGCCAGCACCAATGAACAGGCAGGCGCCGGTATTCACCAATGCACGGCCGAAGAGTTCCAGCGCTTCACCGAGCTGAACGACGCCTACAAGGCCAAGTTCAAGTTTCCCTTCATCATGGCGGTAAAAGGCAGCAACCGGCATCAGATCCTCGCGGCGTTCGAAACGCGCATTCACAACTCGGCAGATACCGAATTCAAATGCGCGCTGGCGGAGATCAACAAGATCGCCCTGTTCCGATTACTGACCCTATAGCGACCTTGGCCCGAGCGACACTGAACGCATACATCGCCCAGGGCCCTGAGAGCATCCCAAGCCAACTAATTAAAGGCAGACAAGAAGAATGAAAGCTTACGCCGTACCTTTCGAGAAGTTCGTCAACCTGGCCGACGCCCGCCTGGGCACCAAAATCATCTCGGTCACCGATGACTGGTTCGCAGACGCCAACCGTCTGTTCCAACCGACCCCGGCCGTGTGGAAGGAGGGCGTGTTCGATGACAACGGCAAGTGGATGGACGGCTGGGAGTCGCGCCGCAAGCGCTTCGAAGGCTACGACAGCGCCGTGATCCGCCTGGGCGTGCCCGGCTCGATCAAAGGCGTGGACATCGACACTTCATTCTTCACCGGCAACTTCCCGCCGTCGGCCTCCCTGGAAGCCTGCTTCCTCGCTTCGGGCGAACCGGACGAAAACACTCAGTGGACTGAAGTGCTGTCGGCCGTCGAGTTGCAAGGCAACAGCCATCACTATCACGAGATCAATAACGACCAGGCCTTCAGCCACCTGCGCTTCAACATCTATCCGGATGGTGGCGTGGCCCGGCTGCGTGTGTACGGCATTCCGTTCCGCGACTGGTCCGCTGTCGGCGACAACGAGCAGGTTGACCTGGCCGCAGCCCTGAACGGTGGCCGCGCCCTCGCCTGCTCCGACGAACACTTCGGCCGCATGAGCAACATCCTCAACCCGGGCCGTGGCATCAACATGGGCGACGGCTGGGAAACCGCACGTCGCCGTACGCCGGGCAATGACTGGGTGATCGTCGCGCTGGGTCATGCCGGCGAGATCGAAAAAGTCATCGTCGACACCCTGCACTTCAAGGGCAACTACCCGGACACGTGCTCGATCCAGGGCGCGTTCGTCAAGGGCGGCACCGACAGCCAGATCGAAACCCAATCGCTGTTCTGGCGTGAACTGCTGCCGGCGCAGAAACTGGAAATGCACGCCGAACACACCTTCGCCGAGCAGATCAAGGCACTGGGCCCGATCACCCATATCCGCCTGAACGTGTTCCCGGACGGCGGTGTGAGTCGCCTGCGCGTATTGGGCAAGGTCGCTAAATAAGCGCAAACCCATCGCCAGCAGGCTGGCTCCCACATTTGGAATGCGTTCCCCTGTGGGAGCCAGCCTGCTGGCGATAGCAACAGAACCAACAACACAGAATTCGGATAAAAACAGCATGCGCACACTGACGATTGAACCGCTGACCAAAGAAGCCTTCGCCCCTTTCGGTGACGTGATCGAAACCGACGGCAGCGATCACTTCATGATCAACAACGGTTCGACCATGCGCTTTCACAAACTGGCGACGGTGGAAACCGCCACGCCAGAGGACAAGGCGATCATCAGCATTTTCCGCGCCGACGCGCAGGACATGCCGTTGACCGTCTGCATGCTGGAGCGTCACCCGCTGGGCAGCCAGGCTTTCATTCCGCTGCTCGGCAACCCCTTTCTGATCGTGGTCGCGCCACTTGGCGATGAACCTGTATCAGGCTTGGTCCGCGCCTTCGTTACCAACGGCAGGCAGGGCATTAATTACCATCGCGGCGTTTGGCACCATCCGGTGCTGACGATCGAAAAGCGGGATGACTTCCTGGTGGTTGATCGCAGTGGCACAGGCAATAACTGCGATGAGCATTTTTTCAAAGAGGATGAGCGTTTGATCCTCGCCCCCCACCAATAAGAGAAGGTCCGATCACTCGACAACAGAGTGACGGGCGAGAGGTAAAGACTGTGGAAGCACATCTGTTGGAATGGCTGAACCTGAGCGTGCGCTGGGTTCACATGATTACTGGCGTGGCCTGGATCGGTGCGTCGTTCTACTTCGTCTGGCTGGAGAACAACCTCAACCGGGTCAACCCGAAAAGCGGTCTGGCCGGTGATTTGTGGGCGATCCACGGCGGCGGTATCTACCACCTGGAAAAATACAAACTGGCCCCACCGACCATGCCGGACAACCTGCACTGGTTCAAATGGGAGGCCTACTTCACCTGGCTGTCGGGGATCGCGCTGCTGTGCGTGGTGTTCTACTCCAACCCGACGCTATATCTCTTGGCACCAGGCAGCAGCCTGACCGGCCCTGAAGGTGTTGCCCTGGGCATCGCTTCGTTGTTCGTCGGCTGGTTCGTCTACTCCTTCCTCTGCGACTCGGCCCTGGGCAAACGCCCTGCCCTGCTCGGTTTCATCCTGTTCGTGCTGATCATTGGCGCCGCCTACGGCTTCAGCAAAGTGTTCAGCGGTCGTGGTGCGTATCTGCACGTCGGCGCGATCATCGGCACCATCATGGTCGGCAACGTGTTCCGCATCATCATGCCGGCGCAACGCGCACTGGTGGCGGCGATCGCCGAGAACCGCACGCCGGATCCGGCGCTGCCGGCCAAAGGCTTGCTGCGTTCACGGCACAACAACTACTTCACCTTGCCGGTGCTGTTCATCATGATCAGCAACCACTTCCCGAGCACCTACGGCAGCCAGTACAACTGGCTGATCCTGGCCGGGATCGCGGTGCTGGCAGTGTTGGTGCGTCACTACTTCAACACCCGTCATGACAGCCACAAGTTTGCCTGGACCCTGCCCGTCGCTGCCGTGGGCATGATCTGCCTGGCTTACGTCACCGGCCCGGCGCAGATGCCGAGCGCACCGGAAGTGGCGAAGGCTCCTGGCACCATCGAGTACCAGCCGTTGCCGGAAACCGCCGTCGGCGCGGGGGCCAAACCCGCAGTCGCGAAACCTGCTGAAGCACCGGTCCAGGCGTCAAACGCCGGCCCGAGTTTCGACAAGGTGCACAGCGTGATCCAGGAACGTTGCTCGGTCTGCCACTCGGCCAAACCGACCAGCCCGCTGTTCAGTGCAGCACCGGCCGGCGTGATGTTCGACACCCCCGAGCAGATCCGCCAGAACGCGGCGCGCATCCAGGCACAAGCCGTCACCAGCCAGATCATGCCACTGGGCAACATCACCCAGATGACCCAGCAGGAACGTGACCTGATCGGCGCGTGGATTGTTCAGGGAGCTCCGACCAACTAAGCGTTGAAAAGCTTCGCGGGCAAGTCGGATCGCCGCTCCGCTCGCTCCTACGGATATGCAGTGTCCCTGTAGGAGCGAGCGGTGCGGCGATCCGACTTGCCCGCGAATGACCGCGCCGCGGTCAACCCTGATGCACAAAATCACAAGAATAAAAAAGATCCGAGGTGTTGCATGTCCGAGCTATCCGAAGCGCGCATCCCCGACGCACCCGCCATTCAGCGTTTGCCCCTTTTGCAACTGATCCTGGTCGGTCTGCAACATGTTTTGCTGATGTACGGCGGCGCCATCGCGGTGCCGCTGATCATCGGGCAGGCCGCAGGCCTGAGTCGTGAAGAAATAGCCTTCCTGATCAATGCCGACCTGCTGGTGGCCGGCATCGCCACCATCGTGCAATCGCTGGGCATCGGCCCGATGGGCATTCGCATGCCGGTGATGATGGGCGCCAGTTTCGCCGCGGTCGGCAGCATGGTCGCCATGGCCGGCATGCCCGGCATCGGTCTGCAGGGGATCTTCGGCGCGACCATTGCCGCCGGCTTCTTCGGCATGATAATCGCGCCGTTCATGTCCAAAGTAGTGCGTTTCTTCCCGCCTCTGGTAACGGGCACCGTCATCACCTCGATCGGTTTGTCGCTGTTCCCCGTGGCCGTCAACTGGGCGGGCGGCGGTGCGAGTGCCGCGCAATTCGGCTCACCGATTTACCTGGCCATCGCCGCACTGGTGCTGGCCACCATCCTGTTGGTGCATCGTTTCATGCGCGGTTTCTGGGTCAATATTTCGGTGTTGATCGGCATGTGCCTCGGCTATGCGATCTGTGGTGTGATCGGCATGGTCGACCTCAGCGGCATGGCACAGGCGCCATGGGTGCAGATCGTCACACCGCTGCATTTCGGTATGCCGAAGTTTGAACTCGCACCGATCCTGTCGATGTGCCTGGTGGTGGTGATCATCTTCGTCGAGTCCACCGGGATGTTCCTCGCACTGGGCAAAATCACCGGCCAGGACGTCTGCCCACGGATGCTGCGTCGCGGCTTGTTGTGTGATGCCGGCGCGTCGTTTTTCGCCGGGTTCTTCAACACCTTCACCCACTCCTCGTTCGCGCAGAACATCGGCCTGGTGCAGATGACCGGCGTGCGCTGCCGCTCGGTGACCATCGTTGCCGGCGGCTTGCTGATCGTGCTGAGCCTGCTGCCCAAGGCAGCGTTCCTCGTGGCCTCGATTCCGCCAGCGGTATTGGGCGGTGCAGCCATTGCGATGTTCGGCATGGTCGCCGCCACCGGAATCAAGATTCTTCAGGAAGCCGACATCGGTGACCGTCGAAACCAGTTGCTGGTGGCGGTGAGCATCGGCATGGGATTGATTCCGGTGGTGCGTCCGGAGTTTTTTGCGCACCTGCCACTGTGGATGAGTCCGATCACTCACAGCGGCATCGCCATGGCGACGTTGAGCGCGCTGGCGCTGAACCTGCTGTTCAACATCCTCGGCGGCCGCGAACGCGCGGCGATCAACGACTGCCACGCGCACCCGCACTGATCGAACTCTGTGGCGAGGGGATTTATCCCCGCTGGGTCGCGAAGCGGCCCCAGCATTCTCTCAAGCAAACCGCATTCGCCTGTTTTACGGCTGCTTCGCAGCCGAACGGGGATAAATCCCCTCGCCACGAACAATAAAAACAAGAGGGAGCAACAGATGATTCGGACACAAAAAAACATGCTGTTGGCCGGCGGCCTGTTGGCCGCGAGCCAAGCCATGGCCGGCGATCTGCTGCTGTGGCAGACCAACAGCCTGAGCTATCTGTATGGCAAGGATTTCGCGGTCAACCCGTCGATCCAGCAGACGATAACTTTCGAACACGCCGACCGCTGGAAGTACGGCGACAACTTCCTGTTCGTCGACAGCACTTACTACAACGGCGAGAAAGACCGGAATAAAGGGGTGCACGCTTATTACGGCGAGTTCAGTCCACGCCTGTCTTTGGGCAAAATCCTCGACCGCCGTTTCGAATTCGGCCCGATCAAGGACGTGTTGCTGGCCATGACCTACGAGAATGGCGAAGACGACACCGAGGCCTATCTGATCGGCCCCGGTTTCGACCTCGCGGTACCGGGTTTCAACTATTTCACCTTAAACTTCTATAACCGCCAGACCGAAGGCTCGCGCCCCGGCGACGATGTCTGGCAGATCACGCCGGCCTGGTCCTACACCCTGCCAGTGGGCAATTCGAGCCTGTTGATCGACGGCTATATCGACTGGGTCGTGGATAACGACCAGAACCCACATGGCACCTACCACGCCAACCTGCACTTGAACCCACAGATCAAATATGACCTGGGGAAGTCCTTGGGCTGGCGGGAGAAACAAGTGTACGTCGGCGTCGAATACAGCTACTGGAAAGACAAATACGGCATCGAAAACAACGCCAACTTCGACACGAATGAGAACACCACCAGCCTGCTGGTGAAGGTGCACTTTTAAGATGACCCGCAACCGTGCTCAAAACCTGTCGTCGGTGCGCTGTTGCGGGGCACTTGAGACCTGGCCAAGGAGTCAGTATTCTCCGCGGCCGCCCGAATCCGCTTTAAAAAAAAGCCCGGATTTAATTCCTGACCAGAAAGCCAACTTATCCCGGCCCTGGACGGTAACAAGGCATTCCAACCCCCCTCTCAATCGACGGCTCTTGAGCCGCCGAACGGGAGTTTTTTTGCTTTTCGAAAGCCTTGGCGCAGCGCTTGCCAACAGCACTGAAGCTAACCGATTGGATGATTTTTTACCGCTACAGAAAAAGGCGCCACACCAGAGCGTCGATCTTAAAAAAACAACGTGGAACACCTACTTTTTGGGAGCAACCGAATGAAACGTACGTGCACTAGCCTGATGCTGGCCGGATCCTTGCTGGCCGGGGGCCAGGCCATGGCCGGCGACTTGCTGCAATGGCAGAACAACAGCCTGACCTACCTGTATGGCAAGGACTTCCAGGTCAACCCGCGCATTCAGCAGACCGTGACTTTCGAACACGCCGATGGATGGAAATACGGGGATAACTTCTTCTTCGTCGACAAGATCTTCTACAACGGCGAAAAGGATTTCAACGTCGGCCCGAACACCTATTACGGTGAGTTCAGCCCGCGTATTTCCCTGGGCAAGGTCCTGGACCAGAAGATAGGGTTCGGTCCGGTCAAAGACGTGCTGCTGGCCATGACCTACGAGTTCGGTGAAGGCGATACCGAGTCCTACCTGATCGGTCCGGGTTTCGACCTGGCCATCCCGGGCTTCGATTACTTCCAGCTGAACTTCTACAACCGTCAGACCGAAGGCCCACGCGCCGGGGATAACGTCTGGCAGATCACTCCAGTGTGGTCCTACACCATTCCTGTTGGCGATTCGAACATCCTGATCGACGGTTTCATGGACTGGGTCGTCGACAACGACTCCAACTCCAAAGGCGATTACCACGCCAACCTGCACTTTAATCCGCAGGTTAAGTACGACTTGGGTAAAGCACTGAACATTGGCGAGAAGCAGTTGTATGTGGGGGTGGAATACGACTACTGGAAAAACAAGTACGGAATTGAAGACAGCCAGTACTTCAAGACTGATCAGAGCACGACGAGTTTTTTGGTGAAGTTTCACTTCTGACATTTACCAGAAACCAACCTGCGCAAATGGGCAGGTTGGTTCATTTATGCGACTGATGCTCTACGGCCCGGCGTCACCTTTACCCAAGCGCCGCCTTCGTCGATATTTCGGCGATAACCACCAAAAAACATGCTGGACATATCACGTTCCTCCAACTGCTGACCTTCTGGCCGAGCAGCATTACCAAAGAACATGCCATTGGAAACCGCGTATTGGCTAGTATCAATCGCGGGGCCGTTTATCCGACCCTGGACAAATTCGGCAATCATCGCGGGCCCTGACATAAACAGCGTCAACTTGAGGCGATTGAACATTCCTTCTTCTGCTGAACTTCGTTTCTGACTCCATCCGAAATTTTCCCTTCCAAACCGAGCCGCAGACTCGTCAGAGTACTCGTAGAGAACCCTATCCAATAGCTGTGCTCCAATTGACGATTCCGGGGTGGCCGCAATAACCGCATTTGAAGTCATCGGCCCCTCTATATGCGCTAAAAAGCCATTTGCAGCATTCAGTGTCCCAATCGGTCCCGCAACAGCAATGTCTACATCCATGTAAACGCCACCTTTTACGTAGGTCGCCGCCAACTCCACAACGTCACTGGCTGCTGCGAGATTTTTGTAGGGGCCATTACTTTCACGCGAGTAAATCCCTTCGATATAGGCAGCGCTCGCATAAACTTCCGCCAAGTCTCTGAACAACTCCTGGGGTGAGGCTATATTTAGGGTATGCCCTTCGCGATAAGCCAATTCACGATCAACTGGATCCACACCCTCTTTCATATCAGCTAACGTATCAAAAATGTACGAGCTCTTATGCGCCCACACGTGCACCTGATATTCCGAGTTCAGATTTTTGAACATTAGTATATTACGTAGAAACAGGGACGGAATATTTCCGCCATCCCAATAGAAATGAGCGATCGTGGGGACTGCATTTTTGCCTAGCGAATCCATCCAATTAATCGGATTATTGAAGGTCATCATAAATACATTAAGACCATCAATAACTCCCGCAGGGTCTGGGCTTACCCACCGCTGCAACCACGGCGCATAATACCGATACCCATAATAATAAAGCCCCGTGGCATCCCGCTCTTTCCCCGAATAACGAATCGTCTTGCACTTGCCTTCAGTCTCGCTGGCACCCGCCCACAACGCCGTCCCGCCAAACGCGTAATAAACCTCCCGACTCAGTACACCGCCCTGGCCATCCAACTCCAGCGTGCTGGAATTCAGATGATTGCTCAGGCAAAAACGCAGTTGATCGTTGCGAACGTCACGAGGCAATTTCGTGACCCAGTGCAAGGCGCGCACCCGACTGCGCCCGGCCCCGACACTGATGACATGCAGCTCTTCGCCCGTCGCCGAATCACGATGAATTTCCAGCCCCGGCAAGTAGCGAACTTCCGCCCGCAACGTACGACTCGCAGCCTGGGTCAGTCGGACCTTTCGCAGTCGATGCCCGGGACTGTCGTAGCAATAACATTCTGTATCGTCAGGGCCGTCGCCACGCCTGACCAGCGTGACCCGGCTTAACTGATTGCGAATGTCCCAACCCATCTTTTGGCCGCGCAACAACGCCAGTTGATTGCCATTGGCGTCGAAGCCGTCGACCAGATTGGCTTTTTCCGCAACACTGCGATTGCTGTCTGGCGAGGTAAACATCTCGAAGGTTTCTGCACCGCTGTGATGGCGGGTTTGCAGATTACCTGCTGCGTCGTAGTTGAAGGTCTGGATGTAATTGCGCAACTGGCTGGGATCCAGCGGCGTGGTTTGCCACGACGGCAACGCTGGGCCGTAGCTCGGCTGACTGACTTCGCTGCCGGTGGCTTCGATCAGTTGGTGAAGGCTGTCGTAGGTGTAGCTACAGACCGGATCGATTCGCTGATTGTTGAAATGACGCGTCAGTTGAGCCTTGTCTTCGATGCTGGTGATGTTGCCCATCGGATCATATGCATAATTAAAATCCTGAAGCGGCTTGCCCTCGACATTGCAAGATTGCAATTGCAGGAGGCGCCCGTCTTCACCTGCGTAACGGGCGGTGGTGGTGACGCCATTTCCAGCGCATTCGCTGACGACCCCGCCCAAGGCGTCGTAGCGGATCTCACTGACCAGCAAACGCGGCTCTTCCAAGGGCCCTGCCAGCTTCAGTCGGGCCTCACGTAATTGCCCTGCCCGGTCGTAAGTGAACGATCTGACGTTATCCATGGCATCAGTCTGACTGCGCATCTCCCCCAAAGGACCGTACAGCTGCGTCGTCTCGAACACCTCGTCTTCCAGTCCGGCATCGGCGAACGCGGACGACCAATCCGGCGGCTCCAGATCGCGCAGGAAACGCATTCGCTCCGACAGCAGCAAACCACCCACACCGTATTCGCAGAGGCGCCGACTGCCGGCCGGGTGGTCATGGCAGATCAGTTGTCCGCATTGGTTATGAACGGCGAACTCGTCATCGGCAGCACCATAGGTGAACCGATCAGATACCCGCGGCAGCTCGTCTGCCATCTGCTCAGTAACAGTTATTGCACGCTGAAGCTGATCGAATTCAGTGTGACGTTGACCGCCGCGACCATCCCAGGACGAGCAAACCGCATCCGCCTGATTAAACAAACTCAGTCGCCAACCGGCATCGACGCTGTCCACCAACAATGGCCGGCCCTGCAAATCGAATCCGGATTGAAGATTGGGTTTGGGTGCTGTTAACCACAGCCGTGGGTCCCAGGCAGCGAATTGCCGCCCGGCAGGATCGAAGTGGTTACGGGTAATGCGCGTATCAATCGATGTGTTCAGCGGATGACGACAATAAGCGACATTTCGCACAGCCAACACGCGCGGGTCCGTCACCGTCACTGTTGGCGTGTGAGCATCGATCCATTGCGCAGCAGCCATCTTGCAACCCTCTGCCGGAGGGCTTCAATCTGATCGTAGAGGCAAGTAAATGTCTACTGTCACAACTGACAGCTCAAGCGACTTCAGGCACCGTTAGCCCAAGAAACCGACTCAACTCATCCCGCTTGGCCAATGCATCCCGCCGCCCCAGATCAATCAACTCGCTGCAATACCCCGCCTCGAACAGCAAGTAACTCAACACCCCCGCCCCGCTGGTCTTGGTCGCCCCCGGCCCGCGCAGGAACAGACGCAACGCCGCCGGTAACTCCTGACGGTGACGCGCAGCAATTTCATCAATCGGCTGGCTCGGCGAAATCACCAACACCTCCACCGGCGCTACGCCGAGCGCACGGGTCGGCGTGCCATCGGGCATCAGGTGACTGAACTGGTTCAGGCGCTGCAGCAACTCGATGTCGCTTTCCAGGCTGTCAATGAACGTACTGTTGAGCATGTGCCCGCCGATCTGCGCGAGCGTCGGTTGCTGGCCGGTGTAGGCGCGTTGCAGCGGTTGCTCGGGGTCAACGCCGCGTGGGTTGCCGCTGACGCCCACCACCAGCACGCGATTGGCGCCCAGGTGCAGGGCCGGGCTGATCGGCGCGGATTGGCGTACCGCGCCGTCGCCGAAATATTCTTCGCCGATTTTCACCGGGGCAAACAGTAATGGGATGGCGGAGCTGGCGAGCAAATGGTCGACGGTCAATTGCGTCGGCACGCCGATTCGCCGATGACGCAACCAGGCGTCGATGGTGCCCCCGCCCTCATAGAACGTCACGGCTTGTCCGGATTCATAGCCAAACGCGGTGACCGCGACGGCCTGCAACTGCTTGTGCGCGATGGCGTCGGCGATGCCGGTCATTTGCAGTTTGTCGTTGAGCAACCCGCGCAGCGGCGAGCTGTTGAGCAAGGCCACCGGCACCTGAGCGCCGATGCCGAGCAAACTGTGGCTGACAAACCGACTGGCCTGATGAATCACCCCCGGCCAATCGCTGCGCAACACCAGGTGACTGCGGAAACCCTGCCAGAAGGCTGTCAGACGCTCAATCGCGCCCCGGAAATCCATCGCGCCGCTGGCCAGACTGACGGCGTTGATCGCCCCGGCCGAGGTGCCGACGATTACCGGGAACGGATTGTCTGCCCCCAGCGGCAGCAGTTCGGCAATCGCCGCCAATACGCCGACCTGATAAGCCGCCCGAGCCCCGCCGCCGGAAAGA
This DNA window, taken from Pseudomonas fluorescens NCIMB 11764, encodes the following:
- a CDS encoding patatin-like phospholipase family protein, producing the protein MSPAEPVTGLILSGGGARAAYQVGVLAAIAELLPLGADNPFPVIVGTSAGAINAVSLASGAMDFRGAIERLTAFWQGFRSHLVLRSDWPGVIHQASRFVSHSLLGIGAQVPVALLNSSPLRGLLNDKLQMTGIADAIAHKQLQAVAVTAFGYESGQAVTFYEGGGTIDAWLRHRRIGVPTQLTVDHLLASSAIPLLFAPVKIGEEYFGDGAVRQSAPISPALHLGANRVLVVGVSGNPRGVDPEQPLQRAYTGQQPTLAQIGGHMLNSTFIDSLESDIELLQRLNQFSHLMPDGTPTRALGVAPVEVLVISPSQPIDEIAARHRQELPAALRLFLRGPGATKTSGAGVLSYLLFEAGYCSELIDLGRRDALAKRDELSRFLGLTVPEVA